A single region of the uncultured Draconibacterium sp. genome encodes:
- a CDS encoding sialate O-acetylesterase: MRKIVLSIVLCLFVALVSAQISLPKVFADNMVLQRDLEIPVWGNSSPEATIVAELENAKATTKADNDGKWMVRLPKFKAGGPYTLKIYEKGKPADGIVLKGILIGDVWLASGQSNMEWQVQQARDANQEIANANFPQIRFLVVDHSKEIKLQSDISSGKWEVCDSANVNEFSAVAYFFARKIHRDQNVPVGIIQSTWGGTPIEAWTSREMLLTSPITRESTLAMDTLTLDREDLVADSLSWVRIWEIVYNPQNNADKIFTAADYDDADWTEIEMPNVLKDFGIGSYEGMVWMRKKITLPESFAGKDLTISLGHPEMTYSLYFNGKEICKNVWYSDSTHSYTIPASLVQQAGENTIAVRVAMLWGGGGLNPPADELYITDGDSSISLAGKWLYQKDLEPSFPKILNYQYYPTVLFNTMINPLIPYGIKGFIWYQGESNAAAAYDYRELFPMLIKDWRQRWQQGNLPFLFVQLANYMERNSLPSDSEWAELREAQTLTLSQPNTGMACAIDIGEAGSIHPVNKQEVGRRLALIANKMVYQQDGVASGPMYKDFHKEGNRIRIRFSSIGSALSTQDGKEVTGFAIAGNDKKFHWAKAKIDGNDIVVYTDKVAEPVAVRYAWADNPECNLINSEGLPAVPFRTDDWKGITEK, encoded by the coding sequence ATGAGAAAAATTGTTTTAAGTATTGTACTTTGTTTATTTGTTGCGTTGGTTTCTGCGCAAATATCCTTGCCAAAAGTATTTGCGGACAACATGGTTTTGCAAAGAGACCTGGAAATTCCGGTTTGGGGGAATTCATCTCCAGAAGCAACTATCGTAGCTGAACTTGAAAATGCCAAAGCGACCACAAAAGCAGATAACGATGGAAAATGGATGGTTCGTTTACCGAAGTTCAAAGCCGGCGGCCCTTACACACTTAAAATTTATGAAAAGGGAAAACCGGCAGATGGCATCGTGCTAAAAGGAATCCTCATCGGCGATGTATGGCTGGCCTCCGGGCAATCGAATATGGAATGGCAGGTGCAACAGGCCAGAGATGCAAACCAGGAAATTGCTAACGCCAACTTCCCGCAAATACGTTTTCTTGTTGTTGATCACAGTAAAGAAATAAAGCTTCAGTCAGATATCTCATCAGGCAAGTGGGAAGTCTGCGACTCTGCCAATGTGAATGAGTTTTCGGCGGTTGCTTACTTTTTTGCCCGCAAAATTCACCGGGATCAAAATGTTCCGGTAGGAATTATTCAAAGCACCTGGGGCGGCACGCCGATCGAAGCCTGGACGAGCAGGGAGATGCTGCTAACATCGCCCATCACCAGGGAAAGTACACTCGCGATGGATACCCTTACCCTGGATCGGGAAGACCTTGTTGCCGACAGTTTGAGCTGGGTACGCATTTGGGAAATTGTCTATAATCCGCAAAACAATGCCGACAAAATATTCACTGCTGCAGATTATGATGATGCCGACTGGACAGAAATTGAAATGCCCAATGTGCTTAAAGATTTTGGAATCGGTAGTTATGAGGGGATGGTTTGGATGCGGAAAAAGATAACGTTGCCTGAATCCTTTGCAGGAAAAGATCTTACAATTAGCCTTGGCCATCCGGAGATGACCTATTCGCTTTATTTTAATGGCAAGGAGATCTGCAAGAACGTTTGGTATTCCGATTCCACTCATTCTTATACGATTCCGGCCAGTCTGGTGCAGCAAGCAGGAGAAAATACGATTGCTGTAAGAGTTGCCATGCTTTGGGGCGGTGGAGGTTTAAATCCTCCGGCTGATGAGCTCTATATTACAGATGGGGATTCCAGCATTTCTTTAGCCGGGAAATGGTTGTATCAGAAAGACCTTGAACCTTCTTTCCCGAAAATACTCAACTACCAGTATTATCCCACTGTGCTTTTTAATACCATGATAAATCCGCTTATTCCTTATGGTATTAAAGGATTTATTTGGTACCAGGGCGAATCGAATGCAGCAGCGGCTTACGATTATCGCGAATTATTTCCCATGCTGATTAAAGACTGGAGGCAGCGCTGGCAGCAGGGCAATCTTCCGTTTTTATTTGTTCAACTGGCTAATTACATGGAGAGAAATTCGCTTCCATCTGATAGTGAATGGGCAGAACTGAGAGAAGCGCAAACACTGACACTTTCGCAACCCAATACAGGAATGGCTTGTGCTATTGATATTGGAGAAGCGGGCAGTATTCATCCTGTTAACAAGCAGGAGGTAGGTCGTCGGCTGGCACTCATTGCCAATAAAATGGTGTACCAACAAGATGGCGTGGCATCCGGGCCCATGTACAAAGATTTTCATAAGGAAGGAAACCGTATTCGCATCCGTTTTTCGAGTATTGGCTCAGCCCTTTCAACACAAGATGGAAAAGAAGTAACAGGTTTTGCAATTGCAGGGAACGATAAGAAATTTCATTGGGCAAAGGCCAAAATTGACGGTAATGATATTGTTGTTTATACCGATAAAGTTGCCGAACCGGTAGCGGTGCGCTATGCCTGGGCCGATAATCCTGAATGTAACCTGATAAATTCTGAAGGATTACCTGCAGTCCCGTTCAGAACAGACGACTGGAAAGGAATTACTGAAAAGTAA
- a CDS encoding glycoside hydrolase family 97 protein — MKKITYSLAFFLLTVLFTFNCNAITKPKVYQLESPDNQIVLYIQAGADLSWTLINVGDTLLAPSPISLQLSDGTTLGRNVQVKSAKMLSVNEKLKAINYRKDSITDNYNQLTINCKDDFGIIFRAYNDGVAYRFFSSKKGGIVIAGEEANFNFKTDHKAWIPYVRDLREGDPFESAFEAVYEHIPLSHFKADSLAILPLLVDLGNQKKAMLMETDLEDYPGMYYKINDPAKFGVHGIFPKYPLKERVGGFDDLNFMVDQRADFIAKTTAPRQFPWRIVFLSDNDKELADNDMVQRLAAPSRIADVSWIKPGKVAWDWWNDWNISHVDFRAGINTPTYKYYIDFASEYGVEYVVLDQGWYNGHDVMTPSDKINLKEILDSAKNKHVDIILWAAWHEFNMVKEQAFAKYSAMGVKGFKLDFFDRDDQLAMHSCYELAEMAARYKMILDYHGMKPSGIQRTWPNVLNFEGVKGMENVKWATDNVPPYDVTLPFMRMMTGPMDYTPGAMRNATKANFYPSNSMPMSQGTRVHQLAMFVVFEAPLQMMADNPTAYRKESECARFIAKTPTVFDQTVVCDAKVSEYIAIARRKGNSWYVGAMTNWDSRSLTIDLSFLPEGEYNAIIFSDGVNADRDATDYKHEIKIVSKNDKIEVNLAPGGGWAARFEKL, encoded by the coding sequence ATGAAAAAAATAACCTATTCCCTTGCCTTTTTTTTGCTTACAGTTCTTTTTACTTTCAACTGTAATGCAATAACCAAACCCAAAGTATATCAGTTGGAATCACCTGACAACCAAATTGTTTTGTACATACAGGCTGGTGCCGATTTATCCTGGACATTGATAAATGTCGGCGATACACTACTGGCACCGTCACCAATTTCGCTTCAATTATCAGACGGAACTACTTTGGGCCGAAATGTACAGGTTAAATCAGCCAAAATGCTTTCAGTCAACGAAAAACTAAAAGCAATTAATTACCGGAAGGATAGCATCACCGATAACTACAATCAGCTGACAATAAACTGTAAAGACGATTTTGGTATCATTTTCAGGGCTTACAACGATGGAGTGGCCTATCGTTTCTTTTCTTCAAAAAAGGGAGGCATTGTCATTGCCGGTGAAGAAGCCAATTTTAACTTTAAAACAGATCATAAAGCCTGGATACCATACGTGCGCGATTTGAGGGAAGGAGACCCATTTGAATCGGCATTCGAAGCGGTGTACGAGCATATTCCTTTGTCTCATTTTAAAGCAGACTCGTTGGCGATTCTGCCTCTTTTGGTTGATTTAGGGAACCAGAAAAAAGCCATGCTCATGGAAACTGACCTGGAGGATTATCCGGGGATGTATTACAAAATAAATGACCCTGCAAAATTTGGCGTTCATGGTATTTTCCCAAAATATCCTTTGAAGGAACGGGTAGGTGGATTTGACGACCTTAATTTTATGGTTGATCAAAGAGCTGATTTTATTGCTAAAACGACTGCTCCCCGCCAGTTTCCATGGAGGATTGTTTTCCTTAGCGATAACGACAAAGAACTGGCCGATAATGATATGGTTCAACGGCTGGCTGCACCATCCCGCATTGCTGATGTCTCGTGGATAAAGCCGGGCAAAGTGGCGTGGGACTGGTGGAACGACTGGAACATTTCACATGTCGATTTCCGGGCAGGGATAAATACCCCTACCTATAAATATTACATTGACTTTGCGTCGGAATACGGTGTGGAATATGTGGTGCTTGACCAAGGCTGGTACAATGGACACGATGTGATGACCCCCTCGGATAAGATAAACCTGAAGGAAATTCTGGACTCTGCCAAAAACAAGCATGTGGATATTATTCTTTGGGCAGCCTGGCACGAATTCAATATGGTGAAAGAGCAAGCGTTCGCCAAATATTCGGCAATGGGTGTCAAGGGATTTAAGCTTGATTTTTTTGACCGCGACGATCAACTGGCGATGCACTCTTGCTACGAGTTGGCCGAAATGGCCGCCCGCTATAAAATGATTCTCGATTATCATGGAATGAAACCTTCGGGCATACAACGCACATGGCCAAACGTGCTGAATTTCGAGGGCGTTAAAGGTATGGAAAACGTAAAATGGGCAACCGACAACGTTCCGCCTTATGACGTAACACTTCCGTTTATGCGCATGATGACCGGCCCTATGGATTACACTCCCGGTGCCATGCGTAATGCAACAAAGGCCAATTTTTACCCTTCCAATTCAATGCCAATGAGCCAGGGAACCCGCGTTCACCAGCTGGCTATGTTCGTGGTGTTTGAAGCGCCATTGCAAATGATGGCCGATAATCCTACAGCCTACCGGAAAGAATCGGAGTGCGCCCGGTTTATTGCCAAAACACCTACTGTATTCGACCAGACCGTTGTATGTGATGCGAAAGTATCGGAATACATCGCCATTGCCCGTCGCAAGGGCAACTCATGGTACGTTGGCGCAATGACCAATTGGGACAGCCGGTCGCTGACTATTGATCTTTCATTTTTACCTGAAGGAGAATACAATGCCATAATATTTAGCGACGGAGTGAATGCTGACCGCGATGCTACCGACTATAAACATGAAATCAAAATCGTTTCCAAAAACGATAAAATTGAAGTGAACCTTGCACCCGGTGGTGGATGGGCGGCACGATTTGAGAAATTGTAA